TGTTGACAGACACTTAATCCACTACATTTAATAAACAGGGCCATTGGGGTGTACTATGTCTCATTATAATGAGCTCCAAATGCCCTTTCCACCCACTGTACAATTCACTAAAATGCAATTATTAGGAAAAATTCACATTTTGTTTCAGCAGTGCATCAGGTTGTTAGCATTTTACTGGTTTGGGTGTTTCTAATATACTAAACCTTCAGATGTTTACCTAATTCTGAATCCTTGTGTTAGCTAGAAGCTTATAATCCGATTCACCAACTTTCAACAATCTACTGGTCCATGAATGATAAATTACTATCTTCCCCTAACAATAGAAAAAGCTGATTCCTTTACCACTCCCCAAATCTAAACTTGGTTTCCACTTAAAAGTTACTCAGTTGAGAACACTTAATATCAAGTACAATCATTAAGTTGCACTGATACTACCATTATATCACAGTGCACACAACACGAGATGAAGTCTATTTTTTTACATTGGCAGTTCTACACAAATAGATTCCCTAGCGAATTTGTTTCAGACCAATTGACAACTATCCGTGAACATAACTAAATTTGaacatttgtcttattttatacCTGTACTTTAAGTAATGTTTTAAGTTGAAATGTCATTATTTCCTTATCTGAAGGATTAAAGGAAACAGGGACCCAGTGGCTTGGTGGTTTGGGAAGAACACTTGGTGATGGCGGCTCACTAAATTTGGCACCAGCATAGTTCTGATTAGCTTGAGATTTAAAAAGTAAGCTGGGACCTGATAAGCTAGAATTCCAACTTTgattatttggaaaatttttgttCTTCCCCCCATTTTGCATGGCCTGCCAGGCAGCTGCTGATGAGTTATAACCgtgtcctctttcttttttcttatgaaCAATCTTCATCTGGGAATTCTGATCCTTGGTCTTCTGTCTGTGAAGCTGTTGTTGGTTCTTACTAACATTTCTAGATTGAGGGGCTGGAAGGTTATACCTCTCTCCACCACCCATCTTCAGCTTCTTTGTCACCTACAAGTGAATGGAAACAAATATTGAGTAAAATTCCATTAAGAAAAGTTCAAAATCTTTAAGAAGCGTCTATGGCTCCGACTTATAACTCCAGATATTTTGGACAAGACTCAATAACAGGCTATTCAGCTGCTTTAAACTCAAAAAAACACAGACTTCAATATATGCACAACCTTTATTGTTACACCTTCCCTAAGAAAAATGAGCTTACCCACAAATCTgcataatctattttaaaataaaagcaattggtTTAGGATGGCTCCATCATAAAATGTTTGCCCATTGTGATTATTACCTTTCAGTCTGCTTTTCAGATTGCAGGATCGCCACTACCTGTCCTCTTCCTTGCTGCCAAGCCCAAGATAACAAGAGTTGCTTTCTGACAGATCCCTTCCTTTGTCTCAATACAGAAGTTTTCATGGGCCGATCTGCTGAGTTCAGCCTAGGAGCTGAGGCCAACATCTGAGTCTCCTCAGCACACAAATTTGAGAGAAGTCCTAGCTAGAAAAGTAAAGATTACTTCATTATTTCAAAAACACGTTGAGAAAGTGATCATTTAGATTTACTACGAAGATCGTTGGCTGTAAAGAAGGCTACTTCCTGAACTAAAAGGTAGAAAATTTCTCGTAAGATGGCTTTCTTTGACCTCATAACCACGACCATTTAAAAACTCTCTTCACCCTTGAGATCCAGTCACTCCTGGGGAATTTTTGTAAGTGTCTCCAAGTCCCGCAATAagttttatctttatctttttcctGGGAAAGACCTTCAGATTCTCTCGCGTATAAAATCAAGGAAGTGTTAAATGTTGAGTCATATCAAAAAATTGGCTTCAGGCGGATTTTCTAAAGAGACCGTGTTTTTAAACTCCCACCAGAATTTTCCAATCTTTCCACACGTCACATCCATTTTCAGTCTCTTGGAACATGTAGACATCACGCAGTGTTTCCTTTGGTTATGAACACCCTCGCCTCCTCCCCGTCTTAAAATAAGTTCTCACAAGCCCTAACAGTCTAAGCccatcttaaatatataaaaatgtctcCCTAGAGGGAACAGCTCAACTCTCAAGGTTTGGTTTTAATTTGATGTTCCAAGAAAGTAAGTTACCAAATAGTTAAGCCCCCTCCTTTCCAAGGGGTAAAAAGGGGTAAGAGAGCCCCTTCCAAACAGATAAACAACCCTAAATAAATTGCCATTTCCGGACTGTGAGTCATTCACAACTCGAACCCGGAAAACTCGCCGCCTCCGACGCCACACGGGCTTGGCTTCCCAGTGGCCCCATCTCTCCGGAGCCACAGGGGTCGCGGCGCTGCGACCGCCCGCGACCGCCCGGGGTACCCGGATCTCGCCTCCGCTCGCCTCCTTCCCCCAACAATGGGGAGCGCGGCCACCAACATGGCCGCGCCCTTAGCGCAGCCGCTACTTACTGACTTCAAGCTCGGAACTACGGCGGCAGCGGCTCCCTCTCGACGTCGAAGCCTCCCTCCCTTTCCAGGGAGAGATGAGGCACGGACCGACGAAGCCCACGAGCACCGATGAGCGAGCTGCCGGCCACCCCAGCTGCTACAACCCGACCTCCTCCTTCTGCCTCTACCGACAAAATGGAGTCGCCGGCGACCGCAGAAGCAGGGCCGGGAGGATCCGCGGCCAATCAAAACACGACAGCGCGGGCCTGGCCAATGAGAAGCGGGCCGCCGCCTGTTGCTGGGGCAGGCCGGGGGCGAAGGCGCGGAGGTGGGGCTGCAGAGGGTTTGAAATCCGCCCGGGGAGGAGAAGCATGCCGGGAGTAATTGCCCCGTCCACCGGTGTCTCAGTCCTTTCCCCGGCGGCTTCCCCGCGCCACTGGCTTGCCGAGGACCCGGCCGCTAGCCCTCGGCTCTTCCTACCGCTCGGCTCTCGTGCGCGCGGGCTCGCCGCCCTTGGGACTGCCCCAGGGGAAATACTGAAACGTCCCCCCGGCGGGGGACGTTTGGTTCTCGAATTAGGGCCACTGAGTCCTGTAGCCTGTATTGATAGTTGGAAGATACTCCGGAAAGCCGCTTGCCAGGGCCCAGCCCCCGCCCGCCTCGGGCCTCGGCTTCTGGGTCGCCTCTCTCCCATACCCACAACTCCGCGTCCGAAGCCGGCGCGTCCCCGCGGTTCCCTCCGGTGCCCCCACCCTCCAGCCCCGCAATTACTCAAAAGTTGCCTCCCTGTGAAGGCGGTTCAGACACACGTGGGCAAGTCAGTCACTTCCTGCTTGGTGGCCCCATTGGTCCTTAAGTTCAATTAGAGCCCTTCACGCGCCGTGTTCcagtttcctgtggctgcagCTCTCCGCACCCACACACCCTCGAGGGCCACAACCGGTTAGGTTTTGTTTCTCTGAGCACAGCGCCTTCGCGCGTTTTAAGTGCACAGTAAGTTTGCTGAAAGAATGAGGACTGCTCTCCTCCCCTTTCtgccccacttataagtgaaaaaggggaagaaagagaatattGTTCAGTTGATTATGCCAGCCAGATGCAGGTAAGGGGAAAATGGCAATTTCTTTGGAGTAAATGTATAAGCAACCCAATGTGAATCTTTTTAAAAGAGCACTAATTTCAATGAGCGTGAATAATTCTGGGATAAACGGTACAAAATCAGTCTCATTACATTCACAGTTTGTtcgtgtatacacatatatacccaAGTTTACGTTACAGAATTTATATTTACCAACTTTTTATAAATCTCATGTAATTcgttgtttatttttgagacggagtctccttctgtcgcccaggctggagtgcagtggcacaatctcggctcactgcaatctccgcctcctgggctcaagcggttctcctgcctcagcctcctgagtagttgggagtacaggcgcccaccaccacaccctgctaatttttgtatttttagtagagacaggatttcatcatgttggccaggctggtctcaaactcaacctcacgtgatccgcccttctcagccactcaaagtgctgggattacaggcgtgagccaccacacctggcctgtatttCGTTTTTTCATCTTCAATTTTTTGCCACTGTTATCCCCCACTTCCCAATCCAACCCAAATTCCTATATTCTAGCCACTGGATCTTAAGAAAAGTTACTGCATCTTAAGAGATGCAGTTTGTTAATCTAATATGATAAAAGGTATTTTTGAGCATAGGGACTTTCTGATGCTAATCATAATCAAATAAGAAGTATGTGGTAAACCAACAGGTGTCTTAGTGAAAGTGTAATTTGTTTCCCAGACATTCAAGAAGTTTGCTTAGATGTCTAGCCAGATAATAGCCAGCtgtatttaatgcatttttaatggtgtcactttaaaaaacaaaaaacaaacaaaaaaacacttccgTGGCTCCAAATTGTAATACAGACTAAAATCTAGACTAAACGTTTAGAAAATTATTGAAAGCCATTGCAATCTAGAGTTAGTCTTTTCATGGCAGggtatggctcacacctgtaatctcagcaatttgggaggccgaggcaggaggatcacttgagctcgggagtttgagaccagcctgggcaacatggcgaaaccccatctctacaaatatacaaacaattagctgggcatggtggcacacacctgtagtcccagctacctgagacactaaggtgggagaatcacctgagcccaggaattagaggctgcagtgagatgtgatcacaccactgcactcctgggtgagagtaagacactgtcccaaaaaaaaaattcttctcttCAGCCACTCTGAATTTTATCTGCATAAACGCACACATAACATCGGaaatgtataaac
This portion of the Pongo abelii isolate AG06213 chromosome 1, NHGRI_mPonAbe1-v2.0_pri, whole genome shotgun sequence genome encodes:
- the PNRC2 gene encoding proline-rich nuclear receptor coactivator 2, whose amino-acid sequence is MGGGERYNLPAPQSRNVSKNQQQLHRQKTKDQNSQMKIVHKKKERGHGYNSSAAAWQAMQNGGKNKNFPNNQSWNSSLSGPSLLFKSQANQNYAGAKFSEPPSPSVLPKPPSHWVPVSFNPSDKEIMTFQLKTLLKVQV